Sequence from the Clostridium butyricum genome:
TTCTCATTACTCCATTCATATCTAGATAATACCACTTACCTTCATATTCAACCCAGCCAGTTCTCATCATTCCATCATTTCCTAGGTAATATGTATTTCCGCCTTCATTAATCCAGCCAGTTTTCATATTGCCTCTGCCATTAAAATAGAAATATGAGTCATAGTTCATATCAAAAAACCATGTATTTTTCAAAGGTTGTCCAACAGCATCATTATATCGCCATCTTCCATTTACAATTACCCATTGATTAGGTTTAAGTACAGAGTTTATTGAATCAGATACATTAGGTGTTACAGGTATTCCTCTATAAATATTCAACACATATGTTGATTTTCTTTTTGTTTCATCATCAACTACATCTAAAGTAATTGTGTATTTACCTATGCCCTTAAATTTTAATGATAAAGAATTGGTAAAGTCTAATTTATTACCATTAACAAATACACTATACTCATCACCAAAAGTTTCTACTTCAAGCTTAACCAACTGTCCATTTTCGTCACTTTCGATATTATAGTTCTTTTTATTAACAAAATAACCTATATTACTTTTATCAAGTGTAATATTCTTTAAATATACCTCATCTGCTCCACCTCTATAAATATATAAAGTATAAACTGTTTTATCTTGTGCAGATCCATATTTATCTTTATCATTTTGTACATCATCTTCAGAAAAATCATCATTATCTGTATATTCTTCTTCATTGTTATCATTATTTTTTATTACTTCGATAACGACCTTATTTTTTCCCATTTCAAGACTTAAATCCTTTTTGAATTTATCATCTTTTGTAATTACTTTTCCGTTTATTTTTATAATATCATTGTCATTTTCTGGTCTGGTTTTTACATATATATCTTCTACATCTTTATCTACATCAACTATATATTCGTATTTATCCTTAATAAATTCTATATCATAACCTAAACCCACATATATATCCTTTAGATAAGGCTTGTCTTCAATGTTTTTTGCATAAGCTTCCACACATGTTAAACTGCCTGATAACATTTCTATACCTATTAAGGAATATAATGCCAATACAGTTGCTGCAATGCCCTCTCTTAATTTTCTCATTCTTCCTCTCCTTATTATGCATTCATAAGTTTATGTTAACACTATACACTAAACCTGTAAACCTCCATAAAAAAGCTTTAACTTAAATTTTTCTTAATAATTCCTTAAAAAACTTATAGTCAATTCACATCCTTAACTGACTAAATTACACAATTCTCACTATTATCAATTTATAGTTATACTTGTCAAATATACTATTAGTAATTTGGGTTCCAAATCAAAATATGTTCTATGTTATTTATGATTAAAAAAATTAATAAATTAAATTTTAATTCACAGAAATAATAAAGAAGGACTGTTACAAGATATCTTGTAACAGTCCATTTCTTATGCAGAATTTATATTGTTTTCACTAATATGCCTTACTTTGCACATTTAATATTTACAATACTATATTTATCTAAGAGTATGTTAGTGGTAATAATTAATACTTACTAATTATCTGATCCAAGCTCCGTTTGATCCTAACTTATAACCATCTACAGTTGTGTTTTTAGCCATAGCTCCGTTTGATTGTAAGTAGTACCAGTTTCCATCAGTATCTAATAACCAACCAGTTTTCATTGAACCATTTGAGTTTAAGTAGTACCAAGTTCCATTGTCATTTAACCAACCAGTCTTCATAGCTCCGTTTGATTGTAAGTAGTACCAAGTTCCGTTGTCATTTAACCAACCAGTTTGCATAGCTCCCTTGTATCCGTTTGATACTGGGTTTAAGTAGTACCAAGTTCCGTTAACATTTACCCAACCTGTTTGCATAACTCCGTTAGCATTGAAGTAGTACCAAGTTGATCCATCTAATAACCATCCTGTAGTCTTAGTTCCATCAGCCTTGTTGTATGACCAAGTTCCATCTGCGTTAGTAACCCATCCAGCTTTAGTTTCTTCTTTATCGCCTTCATCTGTTCCATTACCATCTTTAGTTTGAACTGTAGCGAATACTTCGTTTTCTTTGTTCCAAGCGATTAAGTTGTTTTCGTCATATACATCTAAATGATCGATAGTTCTGTCACAAGTGTAAACTTCAACGAATTCTGTACCATTGAATTTGTAGATCTTACCTTTGTTTACAGCCCAAGTGTTTCCTTCAGCATCTATTGATACTGCATTTGCTCCACCTTCGATTTTTTCATCATCATCTTGATCTTTAACTGCTACATAAACGTCTAATTTCTTAGTTCCATCGTTCTTAGTAACTTTTTCTTTCTTTAACTTGATTGTATTAACATATACTTTTCCATCTTCGCTTACTGTTGTTACGTATATTGTATCTTTTATAACTCTTACCATGTTGTTTTCATCAAGTAATAATTCTTCAGCTTTTGCTGTATCATCATTATCTTTGTCAATGTAGAAGTTACTTGAGATTTCATATGAATCTACAGATTTTGGCATGTAAGCTCCATCTTTAGTATCTCCTTGAGCTTTAGAGATCTTTTGGATGTATGTTCTTGTTCCATCAGCTTCTCCAGCAATTGTAACATTTACTTTTGTTATAGCGTATAGGTAGCTGCTGTCTTGAGCTATTACCTTTGGAGCTTCTGCTAATGATACCATAGCATCATTCTTTTCTTTATCGAATTCAGTTACTCTTACAGCACTGTCAGTTGTTGAAACTGTCATGTTAGCTAATGCTGAAGCATCAATGTATTTTCCTGATTCATTAGCAAAACCGTATAATGTTTTGTCTGAATCTGCACTCTTAACTCCGTATGAGTACCAAACATCTCCAAATTGATTTCCAAGAACTTGTGCTATTTCATCGTTGTTTTCAAATACTATTTTATTGTTTACTGTAGCGTATCTGTCATCAGCTTTCTTTAATGTAGTTCTTAATTTTAATTCAACGTTGTTTCTTAAATCTTCAATACTTTCATCATCAAGAACTTTACCAGATGATAAATCTAATAAATAGTCTTCTCCATCGTTTTCTACTATTGTATATTTAGTTCCGTATTTTTCTGAACCAAATTCATAATCTTCATCATTTTCTAAGAATGAATCTTTTGTTCCGTTGTTGAAGTATAATCCGCTTTCATCATCATCAGTTAAATAACCGTCATAAACATATTTTCCATCACCGTAAGCAACTGCTGCATCGATGTTTCCTTCTTGTACTTCTAATTTTGCTGCAGCACTAGCTGATACTGCTGGTACTATTGAAGCAACTGCAGTTGCAGCTACCATTAATGCTGTTAATTTGTTCATTCTTTTTATCATATTCTTTTCCCCCTGAAATTTTTTCTTTCCCAAATTAGTCAATTCAATTACGTAGATGACACACCATACTAATTTCTCATACTGTCATATTTAAAATTATTTTATTTTTTCAATTTTAAACTTTTTTCTACATCTCTGTCGTTTTCTGTATGTCTCATCTATCGACAAACTTATAATAACATAGGGACATGTTTTTTAAAACACTTTTTTAATATAATTATAATTCCTATAAAACCTTTATATTCCTTTAAGTATAATTTTTCACTCTTAAAACGTTTTCTTTTTTCATTTTTATTCCTTTTAATACTTTTTTATTTATTTAAGTAATATATTTATATGAATAAAATACAAATTGCAAACTTTTTTATAAAAAATAGTAAAAAAACTGCTTCGTAAACTATGTATTTTTACTCCTTTAGAAATTATTAAAAAATTTTGTTACATTATAATATATATGTTGCAATGATTATTGTACATATAATCTCAAAAATCCTTTAAGGATTTTCACCTTAATTGTCAATTGCAATATATATATTTGAGAGGAGGAAAACAATTATTTTGTTTTCCTCCTCTCACACCACTGTGCGTACCGGTCTGGTACACAGCGGTTCTCTAAATTTGAATAAACATATTGATTTTAAATTATAATAGTAAAGTTAATAATTCAACATATATATCATGAATTAGCATAAAACGTATATGCTATTAATAACTCATAAATCATAAAATCCAGTAATGATTTTAGATTCAACTTTCGCTTATATAGTGTCAAATATTAATTGTTATATACTACTCTCTTCTAAGGGAGTCTACAGGATCAAGTCTCGATGCCTTTGCTGCTGGCATTACACCTGCAATAATACTTATAATTACACTTAAACATATACCAGTTATTATATGATTAGTATCTATTAAAAGTAAATCAACTGAAAAAATCTGTAATGACATTCTATTTATAAGTTTCATAATAACTATAGATATTCCAACTCCAGCTAGTCCACTAAATATACCTATTAGAAACGCTTCACTTACAAATATTCTTCTTATATCTTTTTTTCTAGCACCGACTGCCTTAAGTATTCCTATTTCTTTAATTCTTTCAACAACACTCATATACAGTACTACAAGTATCATTATTGAAGATACTACAAGTGATATTGCTGCAATTCCTGACAAAACATATGTTGTAATACTTATCATTTCATTAAATAGATTTGTCATCTGCTCTTGTGATGAACCCGTGTATCCCATTTCTTCAGCTTTTAATTTTATTCCATCTGTATAGTTTTCAGCACTACTTGTAATATATGCTGTGTTTGGCTTTAACTCTCGGTTATTTTGTGTATATATTTTTTCTAAATCAGAATAATTTATAAAAGCACATTTTATCATTGAATTAAAATCTCCATATGCACCTTCATATATTCCGCTCACAATAAATTCATTTTTAACTTTAGTCTCGCCTATAAGAATACTTAGCTTTACCTTTTGCCCAATAATATTTTCTCCTAATTTATCAGCAACAGATTTATTTATTAAGATTTCACCTTCTTTTGGAATATTTCCACTAGAAAGACTACTTTCAAGTATTCCAGAAGAAACTGTGGCAAGTCTTATTATATTGCATCCGCCATGATCTGTACTTACAGAATTTGCTCCCATGGCAATTACGTTATAACCTTTTTCAACACTATCAACATTTTCTATTGATTTTAACTTTTCAAAATCCTCTTCTTCAAAGGCTGTCCCACTATTCATTTTAGGTATATCTATTATGTTATCACTATCTTTAAATTCCTCATCGGCTTCTGGCATATTAACTTCAATAACAAGAGGATTTACATAATTGTCCATGGCATTATTAAAATATGTTTTTATTCCATTTCCAAAACCAAGCATTAAAACAACTCCCATTATTCCAATACTTGCTCCAAGTGATATTAAAATATTTCTAAGAAATTTTTCTTTCATATTAATAAGGGCTAATTTTACTGCACTAAACACACTTAGATTTTTATTTTTCCTTTTTATATGTAAATTACTATTTAATCTTTTTCCATTCTCATATTTTTCTCCATAACTTAAATCAGCCTCATACTCTTTTATCTGTTTATTCCTAATATCCTTTACTATTACCCCATCTTTTATCTCTACTATTCTATCTGCACATGATGCTACTTTTTCAGAATGAGTTACCATTATTACAAGTTTGCCTTCTTTAACAATTTCATTTATAAGATTTAAAATCTGATCTGTATTGTGTGAATCAAGGCTTCCTGTTGGCTCATCTGCTATTATTATGTGAGGATTATTAACCAAAGCACGTGCTATTGCAACCCTTTGCTTCTGTCCTCCTGATAACTTATCTGGCTTCTTATCTTCATATTTTTCAAGTCCTACCTTTTTTAATATTTCTCTGCCACTCTTTACTCTACTTGATTTTGAAGCTCCACTAATTATCATAGGTATAGTAACATTATCTAAAACAGATAAATGTGGTATAAGATTAAAACTTTGAAATATAAAGCCAACCTTGTCCTTTCTATAAATATCAAGTTGTTTTTGATTATATGTATTTATATTATTCCCTTCAACAATAATGTCACCACTATAGTCAGAGTCAAGCCCACCAATAAGGTTCATAAGAGTAGACTTTCCACTACCAGATTCACCAATAATAGCAATAAATTCTCCCCTTTCAAAAGAAATATCTATATCCTTAAGAGCATGGAATCTATTCTTCTTACTACCATCATAATATTTATTTATATTTTTTAATTGCACTAATTTCATCTATTTTTCTCCATAACAAATCTTTTCATATGTGTAGTCTTTTTATAGTGTTTTCCTCTTGCACTTGAAAATATAAAAAATAAAGTATTAGCAAGTATACCTCCACCAAAATCAATAAGAACATCCACTACACTTGATGTCCTGTTTTGAATGAAAATCTGAAAAAATTCATCTATAACAGCTACAAAGAGCACTGTAAACAGCGTATATATAAGTAAATTATTATCATCTATCTTAAAATATCTAAATGTAAAACATAAAACTATCCCCAATAAAAAAAACTCAAATGCATGAGCAATCTTTCTGACTATAAGGTTAAGTTCAGTTTCATTTACCTTATATAATAAAATTTCACCAGCTTTAGTCTTTGATACTACTTTAATTAAATTATTAACAACTTCCCTGCTTCTTGTGTTTGATACTGTAGATATCTGGCTTGAATTAAACAATATAAATCCAAAACACAAAAAACATATAGCTATTAATACAAATTTATTCTTCATCTCCACCTCCATTAAATTATTTTACTTTATTTTCTAATTATATCATATTAAGTCATTTTAATTATTTCTAATTTATTAAAATAAAAGTCGTGTACTATATACATTTACTAAATAAAGCTTTATCATAGAATTTTCTATTTTAAACTGGCTAATACTGAACACTAAAGAAATCTCATAGAATGTCGAAAAATAATTTGAAACAAAAGAAAAAAACGAAAAGGAGCTACAAATGAAAAAAGATAAAAAAAGCAAAAAATCAATTAGTATTCGAACGATGTTAATAGCTGGGACTTTACTGTTAGCCATAATTCCATCTCTAGTTATAAGTGTAATGTCAATATCAGTTACATCCAAAAATAATAAAAAGGATACTCAAGTTAATTCAGAACTATTAGCTAAAATAGGTGGTAATTATATTAATAGTGAAATGGAGTATTTTATAGACATATTAAATTCTGTATCTAATAATGAGGAATTTAGTACTTTAGATAATGAAATAGATAAAAATGTTCTTCAACATAAATTCGCAATGTTTTTAGATTCTGATTCTAACATATTAGACATTTACTACAGTGATATAAAGGGAAATATGATCCTTGGAACTGGAGAAAGCTTACCTGAAGATTATAAGGTATTAGAAAGACCTTGGTTTACAAAAACTATGAGTAGTAATGAGGAATACCTCATTTTTGATCCATATAAAGATAACTTAACAGAACATATGGTTATAAGTATATACAAGAAAATAGTAAGAAACGGACAAGCTTTAGGAGTGTTAGGTATTGATATTGATTTATCTGTGTTATCCGAATCATTATCATACATAAAATTAGGAGATGAAGGCCATTTAATAATCGTAGATAATGATGGTAGTATTATAGTCAGCAGTAATCACGATTTGGCTGGAAGTACAGAAGCCTCTGAGTATGAGAACTGGGATTATATTTCAAAAAATAGTTCAGGTTCAATAAATACGTCCTATGATAATACAAACTATAAAGTGTATTTTGAAACAGAAACATTAACTGGGTGGAAGGTATTAATTAAAATACCAGTATCTCAAATGAATGTGGTAAGAAATCAAGTTATAATAACTAATGTTATTGTCAGTGGATTTGTAATTATATTCTCAATATTAGTTGTTATTTTTTCTTCTATAAAAGTATCAAATCTAATTGTCGAAGTTAAGAATGCAATAAATAAAGCAGCAGATTGTCAATTTAATTTTAGATTTACAAGTAGTGGAAACAGTACTGAATTTAAAGAAGTTGAAACTAGTTTTAATAGAATGCAAGAAAATGTAACAAATTTAATTGCGCAAGTAAGTAATTCTATAGAACTTGTAAATAACAGCGCACAAGATTCAGTAACTATGGGTGAAAATATATTAACATCAATGAGTGATGTAAGTGAAACAATAAACCAGATAGCTGATGGAACGATGCATTCTTCAGGTGATTTAGAAGAAATATCATCTAATTTAGAAGTTTTATCTAACAATATGGATGGCATTAAAACTATAGTTGAAAATGTTACAAACAAAGCTATTGAAGCAAGCAAACTTGGTAAAGAAGGAATTAACATTTCTGATTTAGTAATTGATAAATCGAAACTAACAAAAGAAAGTACAGATAGTGTTAGCATTGTTGTTAAAAATGTTGCGGATAGTTTAAAAGAAATTGAAACAATGAATGAGACTATCGGAGCTATAACTGAACAAACTAATTTATTAGCATTAAATGCTGCAATTGAAGCTGCAAGAGCAGGGGAATCAGGAAAAGGTTTTGCCGTTGTAGCTGAAGAAATAAGAAAACTGGCAGAAGAAACTGCACTTTCTGCTAAGCAAATTAATGAGATTATTAAAAATATAAAAAGTAATACTGAAATCACAGTTGAAAAAGTTAATGATACAAGTAAAAATGTTGTTGATCAAGAAGAAGCTATAATAAAATCACAAAAGATTTTCTCAAATATTATAGATTCAGTTAATGAATTAAATTCAGGTGTTGGAGAAATATTTAATAATATTTCTAAAATAAACACTATGAAAGATAGTGTAGTTGTACAAGTTGCTAAACTTTCAGTAACTTTAGAAGAAACGGCTGCAGGTTCAGAAGAAGTTGCAAGTTTATCAGAAGAAGTTACTAAAGCAGCTTCTGAAAATAAAGAAAAATTTAGTGAATTAGGAAACTCAGTGAAAGAATTAGAAAATCAAATAACTGAATTTAAAATATAAATCAAAAGAACCTTCGTGAAATATACGAAGGTTCTTTCTTTATAACTTTACTCCGAAAAATTTTATACCCGTTAAGTTTTGGAATATCTATAATTTCTAGACCTCTCGGGTGCTACTGAGGGAACTTGTGACTGAAGTTGCTCTCGCATACTAAAATAATACCTCTCCTGCATTATAGCAAGCAAGATGATACTCTGGTGATTCATAATAAAAAGAAGAATTATAATTATCCATTATCTTTTCTATCCATGAATTATAAACTTCAAACAATGTATCTATTAATAATTCTTTATTTATATTCATAATTAATCGTGCATATATTTCCCCAATTTCCCAATAAGAAGGTATTTTGTATTTACAACGTGATATCTTATCATATGTTCCTACTTCAATTTCATTATCTTTAATAAGATCATAAGAAATTTTATCTGGGTTTTCACAATGAAAAACATCTGCATATTTATATAATCTACCTATATTTTCTTTTCCCATTTTATTTACAACATATGATTGTCTTTGTTTAGTTTCTCTCGAAACTTTTTCAATCATGGAACATACAAAAAATAAATCATTCATTTCTTTACTCATCATAATAATCACATCCTTTATATACCAAAGTATCTAATGATCTTTCAGTACAAAAGCAAATCTGATGAGTTGGATAATTAAATTTTATCATAATCCAAAATTGCTCACGATTAATAATACCTTGAATGAATTGTGTTATATAATTATAAATTTGATCATCTGCCATGGGTCCTTCTACTATATCATATTTATGTTCTTTACCATTTCTACAATTCACAATAAAATCCAGCCACTCTTCTGTCATATCATTAAATATCTTAATATTTAAATTTTTAGAGTAATTATAATTATATATACTAACTACTCCTTTTCCTGTTCTTAAAGACCATCTTATTGCTTGTTGTTCTTTTATAGTGCAATAAAATCCATATCCAAAATCTTTAGTAAACTTACCTGGTATAATCTTAGGATTTATTACTTCTATATTACTTCCATGATAAAGTATTAAATTCTTTGAATTTATATTCTTTTCATTAAGCATTTTTTTATTCCTCACTACTACTAATAATAGATTCACTATATTTATTATATACCACAAATATTCTATTATAAACAAAATAATCTCATTAAAACTTAGTAACTCGAAAACCTTCGCAAAACAAATATTCCACGAAGGTTCTTTCTATTACTAACTTTATTTATTTTTATATAACTTGTCACTGGAAATTTTTAGACCTCTCGGATGCTACTGAGGGAACTTGTGACTGAAGTTACTACAAGTTTCTAGCTATTTCTTTAATTTGTTCAATGGATAACCCTGTTGCCTGTGAAATTATTTCTTCTGTCATTCCCATTTTTAATAAATTAATTGCTGTTTTTTTTGTTGCTTCTTGTATTCCTTTTTGTATTCCTTTTTGTATTCCTTCTTCTATTTTTTCACGATCTCTTTCTAACAAAGTCATAAATTCCACCTCCACATTCTTATCTTTCTTAACTTCTATTACTTTTTCATGTATGTGTTTTACTAATGTTCCTTTTGTGCTTTCTGCAGTTTTTTCATTTGAATTTTCTACATATCTTAAAAAATCTAATAACTCATCATCTATATCATCAATTAAACCTTTTGTATTTAGGATTATTTTTTGTGTATCATCTTTTAATTTTATGTTTTTATCTTCTAAACATACATTTTCAAAAGTATATTTATGACGGCCTTTATTAAAATAGTCAAATGTACATATAAATATAACATATGATTTTTTTAATTCTTTATAATCCTCACCTTTTTGTATTAAGTCTATATCTATATTTCCTTGATAATATCTCATTCTTTTTCCTAAATTTTTATTATCAGTTCTTTGCATTTCTATGTTGTATATAGTATTTTTTTCATCTTTTACATAAATATCAAGTCTTATCCCCTTGCAATCTAGGAGCAAATCTATTACTTTCTGACTACTTGGCATTTCAATTTTTTCAATTTCTATATCCAGTAATTTTTCTAAAAATTCTTTGCATATTTCATGATCACTCATAACCTTTGCAAAGAGAAAATCATCTTCTAAATTTAATTCCTGTAAAGTTTTAGCTTCATTTTTCATGTATGTGCTCCTTAATTGTTTATGCCAATTTTTTTATTATTATATTTTCATTATATACCAAAATATAATTTTCTAATACATAAAATTATATTTTATAATAAATCTGTGAACATGAAAAACCTTCGCAAAACAAATATTCCACGAAGGTTCTTTCTATTACTAACTTTATTTATTTTTATATAACTTGTCACTGGAAATTTCTGGCCCTCTAGGGTGCTACTGAGGGAACTTGTGACTGAAGTTGCTTAAGGAAAAGCTGTTAATAACTTAGAAGAACAGATATCAGAATTCAAAATATAATAATTATAAAAACTTTCAAAATAAAGACTTCGTAAAATATGAGTTTACGAAGTCTTTATAAATATAAGCTTAATATTTATAAAATTAATTAATCCAATAATTTATCTATTAAAAATGTCCATACTTTTTAAATAATTAATAAAGTCATCTCTTATCTCTGGTTTTCTAAGAGCATATTCAACTGTAGCCTCTAAAAACCCAAGCTTATCTCCAACATCATATCTTTTTCCTTCAAAATTATATGCATACATAGCTTCCTCTTTGATAAGTTCTAGTAATGCATCTGTAAGCTGAATTTCATTCCCCTTTCCTGGCTTTGTATTATCGAGTATATCAAATATTTTTGGTGTAACTATATACCTTCCAAGTATAGCTGTGTTAGATGGCGCTTCATCAACAGATGGCTTTTCCACTAATCCTTTTACTTTACATACCCTGTCTTCAATAAGTATTCCATCAACTATTCCATATTTAGAGACATCTTCCTTATCAACAGTCTGAACCCCTAAAATGCTAGTTTTATACTCATTATAACATTCTATAAGTTGCTTTAAACAAGGCTTTTGATTATTGTATACTATGTCATCTCCAAGTAAAATGGCAAAAGGTTCATTACCTACAAACGCCTTTGCACATCTTATTGCATGACCTAACCCTCTTGGTTCCTTTTGTCTTATATAGTGAATATCAACCATATCTGAAATATCTTGAACTAATTCTAAAAGCTCATTTTTATTGTTCTTTTCAAGTTCCATTTCAAGTTCAACAGATTTGTCAAAGTGATCTTCTATGCATTTTTTATTTCTACCGGTTATAATTAGTATTTCTTCAATACCAGATGCAACTGCTTCTTCAATTATATATTGAATTGTTGGCTTATCAACTATCGGTAGCATTTCTTTAGGCTGAGCTTTTGTTGCTGGTAAAAATCTTGTTCCAAGACCTGCTGCTGGAATTATTGCTTTTCTTATTTTTTTAGTAATCATGTAATTACTCATCCCCTATTCATTAAATATCTATTTTAAATTTATGATAAACAACATATTTATTATTATATTTCCCCTAAAATCATTATATGTTATTTCATATAAATATAAGAACTAAATATTATTTTTAAATATAAGTGCTAATATTTTTATTGTAAATCCATCTATTCCTTTTTTTATAATTTCCATAATAATTCTCCTTACTTTAGCCCACAATAAAAATAGCTCTTGACATATAATTAAATATAATTTAATTATATCAAGCAGCAATTTTTATAAATATCTTAATTTAATTTTTTTAAGCTAATTTCATAACAATTAATTTTTTATAGTGTTATTAAAATCTCAGTTCCACAGCCCAATTTGCTATTAATCTGAATTTCTCCACCATGATTATTAATTATCTCTTTAGATATTGCCATTCCAAGTCCAGATCCTTTATGTACTTCACCAGTATTTGTACCTCTATAATATCTATCAAAGATATGCTTCAAATCTTTTGTATTTATACCATTTCCATTATCTTTTATAGATATATTTATTTTATCTATTTTTTTAATCTCTACTTTTACTTCAACACTTTCATTATTATGCACTACTGCATTAAAAATTAGATTTGTTAAGGCTCTTTTTAAAAGCATAACATCTACTTCTTTTTCAATAACATCTATATTACTATTAAATTCAATATTCCTGTTTTCATATCTGCTATCATTTAAAATATCAATAACTACATTTCTAAGTAATGCTACTAAATTAGTATTTTGTTTATTTAAACTTAAGGCATTATTTTTTAATCTAGTGGATAAATTAAGTTCATCAACCAACTCTCTTATATACTTTGATTTACTATATATAATTTCTGTATACTCTTGCATTTCATCTCTTGTAAACTCATAATCTTTATCACTTATAATTTCAGCATAGCCTTGAATTGATGCTAAAGGAGTTTTTATATCGTGAGTTATGTTGGCAAGCCACTCTTCCCTCATAGACTCCAATTCTTTTCTTTGATTTTCATTTTCTCTTAATGTACTTGAAAGATCATTTATATTTTCAAAAACAGCTTTATA
This genomic interval carries:
- a CDS encoding methyl-accepting chemotaxis protein, whose product is MKKDKKSKKSISIRTMLIAGTLLLAIIPSLVISVMSISVTSKNNKKDTQVNSELLAKIGGNYINSEMEYFIDILNSVSNNEEFSTLDNEIDKNVLQHKFAMFLDSDSNILDIYYSDIKGNMILGTGESLPEDYKVLERPWFTKTMSSNEEYLIFDPYKDNLTEHMVISIYKKIVRNGQALGVLGIDIDLSVLSESLSYIKLGDEGHLIIVDNDGSIIVSSNHDLAGSTEASEYENWDYISKNSSGSINTSYDNTNYKVYFETETLTGWKVLIKIPVSQMNVVRNQVIITNVIVSGFVIIFSILVVIFSSIKVSNLIVEVKNAINKAADCQFNFRFTSSGNSTEFKEVETSFNRMQENVTNLIAQVSNSIELVNNSAQDSVTMGENILTSMSDVSETINQIADGTMHSSGDLEEISSNLEVLSNNMDGIKTIVENVTNKAIEASKLGKEGINISDLVIDKSKLTKESTDSVSIVVKNVADSLKEIETMNETIGAITEQTNLLALNAAIEAARAGESGKGFAVVAEEIRKLAEETALSAKQINEIIKNIKSNTEITVEKVNDTSKNVVDQEEAIIKSQKIFSNIIDSVNELNSGVGEIFNNISKINTMKDSVVVQVAKLSVTLEETAAGSEEVASLSEEVTKAASENKEKFSELGNSVKELENQITEFKI
- a CDS encoding DUF3990 domain-containing protein: MLNEKNINSKNLILYHGSNIEVINPKIIPGKFTKDFGYGFYCTIKEQQAIRWSLRTGKGVVSIYNYNYSKNLNIKIFNDMTEEWLDFIVNCRNGKEHKYDIVEGPMADDQIYNYITQFIQGIINREQFWIMIKFNYPTHQICFCTERSLDTLVYKGCDYYDE
- a CDS encoding Rpn family recombination-promoting nuclease/putative transposase, translating into MKNEAKTLQELNLEDDFLFAKVMSDHEICKEFLEKLLDIEIEKIEMPSSQKVIDLLLDCKGIRLDIYVKDEKNTIYNIEMQRTDNKNLGKRMRYYQGNIDIDLIQKGEDYKELKKSYVIFICTFDYFNKGRHKYTFENVCLEDKNIKLKDDTQKIILNTKGLIDDIDDELLDFLRYVENSNEKTAESTKGTLVKHIHEKVIEVKKDKNVEVEFMTLLERDREKIEEGIQKGIQKGIQEATKKTAINLLKMGMTEEIISQATGLSIEQIKEIARNL
- the galU gene encoding UTP--glucose-1-phosphate uridylyltransferase GalU produces the protein MTKKIRKAIIPAAGLGTRFLPATKAQPKEMLPIVDKPTIQYIIEEAVASGIEEILIITGRNKKCIEDHFDKSVELEMELEKNNKNELLELVQDISDMVDIHYIRQKEPRGLGHAIRCAKAFVGNEPFAILLGDDIVYNNQKPCLKQLIECYNEYKTSILGVQTVDKEDVSKYGIVDGILIEDRVCKVKGLVEKPSVDEAPSNTAILGRYIVTPKIFDILDNTKPGKGNEIQLTDALLELIKEEAMYAYNFEGKRYDVGDKLGFLEATVEYALRKPEIRDDFINYLKSMDIFNR
- a CDS encoding sensor histidine kinase, translated to MKTKWKVTGNFVITIVAVVMLVVIINILTIFGVYIFNMVSHKNTITLKNSPETFVRNFEKYMYDDNGILALSEEGYELLQESGAWIQVLNDYGEEISNINSPSDVPKKYTPFDMVNNYKYEERPYINFMLEKNLSSGHVNVILALPNNNIERVTLNFSLDSVMYQSKIIIIITLIIDAIIALIFGYLFSRKLTKPISEIITNIDILSKGNYNLYTKEKGIYKAVFENINDLSSTLRENENQRKELESMREEWLANITHDIKTPLASIQGYAEIISDKDYEFTRDEMQEYTEIIYSKSKYIRELVDELNLSTRLKNNALSLNKQNTNLVALLRNVVIDILNDSRYENRNIEFNSNIDVIEKEVDVMLLKRALTNLIFNAVVHNNESVEVKVEIKKIDKINISIKDNGNGINTKDLKHIFDRYYRGTNTGEVHKGSGLGMAISKEIINNHGGEIQINSKLGCGTEILITL